The following proteins are encoded in a genomic region of Alkalispirochaeta americana:
- a CDS encoding eCIS core domain-containing protein → MSRSIHGEIRRYVEDVLALHRGIMQLKEDGGTHSLLRKKDYGGGQVGWDVQEHRRDEDRVFPLDMATREQYERLFGVDLSLVRIHLGPDAEAITRSNGALAVSIGYDLYFSQGSYAPDSEEGLKLLAHELAHVVQFQRGNRLVYAEEIELMEEYALAMEASMSRVRLHGVHGPIVGTGTESGIDPEGLDEALRDAGQEGYAGGNPEEKSMAAFENRNRRITYRVQLPSGRMVRMSRGEYHAVMDRVSDGIRAWLEDERRARTTEEYEQLMLRYYSWLQRACA, encoded by the coding sequence TCATGCAACTGAAGGAGGATGGTGGCACACATAGTCTTCTCAGGAAAAAAGACTATGGCGGTGGCCAGGTTGGTTGGGATGTGCAGGAACACAGAAGAGATGAGGATCGGGTATTCCCGCTTGATATGGCGACCAGAGAACAGTATGAACGGCTGTTTGGGGTTGATCTGTCACTGGTGCGAATTCACCTTGGGCCTGATGCAGAGGCAATCACGCGATCGAATGGCGCTCTGGCGGTGAGTATCGGGTATGATCTGTATTTTTCGCAGGGGAGCTACGCCCCGGACAGTGAGGAAGGTCTGAAACTTCTTGCGCATGAACTTGCCCACGTTGTTCAGTTTCAGCGCGGTAACAGACTGGTGTATGCCGAAGAAATCGAACTGATGGAAGAATATGCGCTGGCAATGGAGGCCTCGATGTCTCGTGTGCGACTTCACGGAGTGCATGGGCCGATTGTGGGAACAGGCACGGAATCAGGGATTGATCCTGAGGGACTGGACGAAGCTCTCCGTGATGCCGGGCAGGAAGGATATGCCGGAGGGAACCCGGAGGAAAAGAGCATGGCGGCCTTTGAGAACCGGAATCGCAGGATAACATACCGGGTTCAGCTCCCCAGTGGCCGGATGGTGCGCATGAGCCGAGGCGAATACCATGCAGTAATGGATCGGGTATCTGATGGTATTCGGGCCTGGCTGGAAGATGAACGACGTGCGCGAACGACCGAGGAGTACGAACAACTGATGCTTCGTTACTATAGCTGGTTGCAACGGGCCTGTGCATAA